A region of Alteromonadaceae bacterium 2753L.S.0a.02 DNA encodes the following proteins:
- a CDS encoding DNA-binding XRE family transcriptional regulator — MSPTITYAYLDNLMTKDDEVFFKQLGKRIAELRKEVGLTQVQLAEFLGISQQHMASFEAGRRKVSSSDIPKLAQLFAITTDELLGIAKAPAKRGPASTLQRQVEQVKNLPKNKQKFISEMLDALIKQQQSA; from the coding sequence ATGAGCCCAACGATCACTTACGCTTATCTTGACAATCTGATGACTAAAGACGACGAAGTATTTTTTAAACAGCTTGGCAAGCGTATCGCCGAGCTCAGGAAGGAAGTGGGATTAACACAGGTGCAGCTAGCCGAGTTCCTGGGGATTTCTCAACAGCATATGGCGTCATTTGAAGCCGGGCGGCGCAAAGTCTCTAGCTCTGACATTCCCAAGCTGGCGCAGTTGTTCGCCATCACCACCGATGAGCTGCTTGGAATTGCCAAAGCCCCCGCCAAACGCGGGCCTGCTTCAACCTTGCAGCGACAAGTGGAGCAGGTAAAAAACCTGCCAAAGAATAAACAAAAGTTCATTAGTGAGATGCTCGATGCTTTGATCAAGCAGCAACAATCGGCTTAA
- a CDS encoding DNA primase catalytic core gives MARLPDAQIDRIKQDISLLRLVESQGYPVKKIGKDHAIQCPFHDDDTPSLIISPKTNLYHCFGCGAAGSVIDWVMKTQCLNFREAAVWLSNEFLAFDMEPENNRDPSPSLAASSSDADPSPQDDQALLRQVIDFYHETLKTSSEAQDYLKQRGLDDPELIECFKLGYANRTLGLTLPEKNRKAGAEIRCHLQKVGLYRESGHEHFNGSLVVPIVSESGEITEIYGRKLLNNLRKGTPKHLYLPGPHQGVFNPDCLRSEEIILCEALLDALTFWRHGFKNVTSSYGTAGFTDDLKNAFIDRPVKRVLIAYDRDEAGNTAAEKLAEELTKVGIDCYRILFPKGMDANDYALKMTPARKSLELVIRKAEWMGSGEDPRRLESQSSVLAVADQALPVSPVPEVKPVDVPSESRENETVITFEDRDAAPRRYRVRGLKKATSYEQLKINLAVSDDQDNLHVDQLDLYNAKQRQSFIKQATAELGASDEVIKKDLAKVLLKLEQLQDEQIQEVIKPKEKTVQISSDEQEKALELLRDPSLLSRILEDFNRAGVVGEETNKLVGYLAAVSRKLDNPLAVIIQSTSAAGKSSLMNAVLAMMPEEERIQYSAMTGQSLFYMGETNLKHKILAIAEEEGADQASYALKLLQSEGELTIASTGKDADGNLTTQEYRVEGPVMLFSTTTAIDIDEELMNRCIVLTVNESREQTELIHQLQRKRETLEGLLAGEDKKQILTCHRNAQRLLKPLKVVNPFAEQLTFMSNQTRSRRDHMKYLQLIKTIAFLHQYQRHTKTVQHQGNTLEYIEVALSDIAVANELAHEVLGRSLDELPPQTRKLLTLIHEMVSEHCQKEQQAQKDYRFSRRDIREYTGWGLTQVATHCQRLEAMEYLVIYSGRNGQKMNYELCYYGEGDQRKQFMLGLINVEKLGYDGNLSGLMQNLSEGYRATIGVQSDRYPQEKNAQNPINTVSNAKSTKTNGKTHSSIEKLPSSHPNPTLPLVAPAHPEPATLERPCSSAAHASV, from the coding sequence ATGGCACGACTTCCAGACGCACAAATCGACAGAATCAAACAAGACATCTCTTTACTTAGGCTGGTTGAAAGCCAGGGCTACCCAGTAAAGAAGATCGGCAAAGACCACGCCATCCAGTGCCCCTTCCACGATGACGACACCCCGAGCCTGATCATCAGCCCCAAAACCAACCTGTATCACTGCTTTGGCTGTGGTGCCGCTGGCAGTGTGATCGACTGGGTAATGAAAACCCAGTGCCTGAACTTTAGAGAGGCTGCGGTATGGTTAAGTAATGAGTTCCTGGCCTTCGATATGGAACCAGAAAATAATCGAGATCCATCACCTTCTTTAGCCGCTAGTTCCTCAGATGCTGACCCCAGCCCGCAGGATGACCAAGCTTTGCTTCGGCAGGTGATCGACTTCTATCACGAGACATTAAAAACCAGTTCCGAAGCTCAGGACTACTTAAAACAGCGCGGCTTGGATGACCCTGAACTGATTGAGTGTTTTAAGTTGGGCTACGCCAACCGCACCTTGGGGCTTACCCTGCCAGAAAAGAACCGCAAAGCCGGTGCGGAAATCCGCTGCCATTTACAAAAGGTGGGCTTGTATCGGGAAAGTGGTCACGAGCATTTTAATGGTTCGTTGGTGGTGCCTATCGTCAGCGAATCGGGTGAGATAACGGAAATCTACGGGCGCAAATTGTTAAACAACCTGCGCAAAGGAACCCCGAAACACCTGTACTTACCGGGGCCACACCAAGGCGTTTTTAATCCAGATTGTTTGCGTTCAGAAGAAATTATTTTATGTGAAGCCTTGTTGGATGCACTGACCTTCTGGCGGCACGGTTTTAAAAACGTGACCAGCAGCTACGGCACTGCGGGCTTTACCGACGACCTTAAAAACGCCTTTATCGACCGCCCGGTTAAGCGTGTACTGATTGCCTATGATCGTGACGAAGCGGGCAATACAGCGGCAGAAAAGCTGGCGGAAGAACTGACAAAAGTGGGCATCGACTGTTATCGCATTCTGTTCCCCAAAGGTATGGACGCTAATGATTACGCGCTAAAAATGACCCCGGCCAGAAAGAGTTTAGAGTTGGTTATCCGCAAAGCGGAATGGATGGGCAGTGGTGAAGATCCTCGACGACTGGAATCACAATCCAGTGTTCTAGCCGTAGCAGACCAAGCATTACCCGTAAGCCCAGTTCCAGAAGTCAAACCAGTGGATGTTCCCTCAGAAAGCAGAGAAAACGAAACCGTCATTACCTTCGAGGATCGGGATGCCGCACCACGCCGCTACCGCGTGCGTGGCCTAAAAAAAGCCACCAGCTATGAACAATTAAAAATCAACTTGGCAGTGAGTGATGATCAAGACAACCTCCATGTTGACCAGCTCGATTTATACAACGCCAAACAGCGCCAAAGCTTTATTAAACAGGCTACCGCAGAGCTGGGTGCGAGTGACGAGGTGATTAAAAAAGACCTGGCAAAAGTCCTGCTGAAACTGGAACAGCTACAGGATGAGCAAATCCAAGAGGTAATAAAACCCAAAGAAAAAACCGTTCAGATCAGCAGTGATGAACAGGAAAAAGCCCTTGAGTTACTGCGCGACCCTTCCCTTCTTAGCCGCATTCTTGAGGACTTTAACCGCGCCGGTGTGGTGGGCGAAGAAACCAATAAACTGGTGGGTTACCTGGCGGCTGTCTCTCGAAAGCTGGATAACCCCTTGGCCGTGATTATCCAAAGCACCAGCGCCGCCGGTAAAAGCAGTTTAATGAATGCCGTACTGGCGATGATGCCGGAAGAAGAGCGCATCCAATACAGCGCCATGACCGGCCAAAGCTTGTTCTATATGGGGGAAACCAACCTCAAACACAAGATACTGGCCATTGCCGAAGAAGAGGGTGCCGACCAGGCCAGCTATGCTTTAAAGCTGTTACAAAGCGAAGGCGAGTTAACCATTGCCAGTACGGGCAAAGATGCCGACGGCAACTTAACCACCCAGGAATACCGCGTAGAAGGCCCGGTGATGTTGTTTAGTACAACAACGGCCATCGACATTGACGAAGAGCTCATGAACCGCTGCATAGTGCTCACCGTGAACGAAAGCCGAGAACAAACCGAGCTTATCCACCAACTGCAACGCAAACGCGAAACCTTGGAAGGCTTGCTTGCTGGTGAAGACAAAAAACAAATACTCACCTGTCACCGCAACGCACAACGTTTATTAAAACCGCTCAAGGTAGTGAATCCCTTCGCTGAACAACTGACGTTTATGAGCAACCAAACACGCAGTCGTCGTGATCACATGAAGTACTTGCAGTTGATTAAAACCATCGCCTTTTTGCACCAGTACCAGCGGCACACAAAAACCGTACAACACCAAGGCAACACGTTGGAATACATCGAGGTGGCGCTCAGTGATATTGCTGTCGCCAATGAGTTAGCGCATGAAGTACTGGGACGCAGCTTAGACGAGTTGCCACCCCAAACCCGAAAACTGTTAACGCTGATCCATGAGATGGTGAGCGAGCATTGCCAGAAAGAACAACAAGCACAAAAAGACTATCGCTTTAGTCGCCGTGACATCCGCGAATATACCGGCTGGGGATTAACGCAAGTGGCGACCCATTGTCAGCGACTGGAGGCAATGGAATACCTGGTGATCTACAGCGGAAGAAATGGCCAGAAAATGAATTATGAGCTGTGTTATTACGGTGAAGGCGATCAGCGCAAACAATTTATGTTGGGGCTGATCAACGTCGAAAAATTAGGATATGACGGCAACCTATCGGGGTTAATGCAAAACCTATCCGAGGGCTATCGGGCTACTATCGGTGTGCAATCGGATCGCTATCCACAAGAGAAAAATGCACAAAACCCTATAAATACAGTCTCAAATGCTAAAAGCACCAAAACCAACGGCAAAACGCACAGTTCTATAGAAAAACTCCCTTCGTCGCATCCTAATCCCACCTTACCTTTAGTCGCTCCTGCTCATCCTGAGCCCGCGACATTAGAACGTCCTTGTTCGTCAGCTGCTCATGCGAGTGTGTAA
- a CDS encoding DNA primase-like protein, which produces MFSDVIPLNIGVSTMVPGAYFPGMEDLFVDPGMDSVKSMHLKILFNQYHQTLLESDKQKSWFKDRAVDITDDIIRRFHLGFADTSISKKISRKHGRESEYFRGNMRQLGLYKSTGYPFFHGDIIFPLFDDHGGITAAYGRRVTDENRSHKLYHRHWTIGDPVFFNQAAIELNSTIILCKTPLEALTFICAGIENVISTMGIYSFEAEHLAILEKHNIREVTLAFDNSDQGNHVSGLISQCLNASNIHCLRLQLPKNSDVNLFAQRYSNRREAMRYLVETGFPCNQSYENLLRS; this is translated from the coding sequence ATGTTTAGTGACGTTATTCCCTTAAATATCGGTGTCTCAACAATGGTTCCAGGTGCTTATTTCCCTGGTATGGAGGATTTATTTGTCGACCCCGGAATGGACTCTGTGAAATCAATGCACTTAAAAATCCTTTTTAATCAATACCACCAAACGTTGTTAGAGAGCGACAAGCAAAAATCCTGGTTTAAAGATCGTGCTGTTGATATTACCGACGACATCATAAGGCGATTCCACCTTGGTTTTGCCGATACTTCGATCAGCAAAAAAATATCGCGTAAACATGGTCGAGAGTCCGAATATTTTCGGGGAAATATGCGGCAATTGGGGTTGTACAAATCAACGGGCTACCCTTTTTTTCACGGCGATATCATTTTCCCGTTGTTCGATGATCACGGTGGGATTACTGCGGCCTACGGACGAAGGGTCACTGACGAAAATCGCTCTCATAAACTTTATCACCGGCACTGGACCATCGGTGATCCAGTATTCTTTAACCAAGCAGCGATCGAGTTAAATTCGACTATTATCCTGTGCAAAACTCCACTGGAGGCATTGACGTTTATTTGTGCCGGTATCGAAAACGTCATTTCTACCATGGGGATTTATAGTTTTGAAGCCGAGCACTTGGCCATCCTAGAGAAACACAATATTAGGGAGGTCACTTTGGCTTTTGATAACAGTGACCAGGGAAATCATGTTAGCGGTCTAATTTCTCAATGCCTCAATGCGTCCAATATTCATTGCCTACGGTTGCAACTGCCTAAAAACAGCGATGTTAACTTGTTTGCGCAACGATATAGCAATCGTCGCGAAGCGATGCGGTATTTGGTCGAGACAGGTTTCCCTTGTAATCAAAGCTATGAAAATCTGCTGAGGAGTTAA
- a CDS encoding deoxyribonuclease NucA/NucB, translating into MDTWRGNNHDPITLHKYLYAGSDPVKYIDPSGNSLMSFSVSNTILGVLVASSAAYAGHQFVSALNTSFGNSDVNSMRRERTAADVQVGTVAANICARSQDENCRASIPLIIFGADVMDATMHIDEAQLSGKPVVLSRSSGGNAGWYRHFAPECIGATGVFSGLDCDEYPFNSTHEGGVGNYLMGGVSLKPINASHNRSAGSSLGAFYNECGVSQNDPNDMWFGVLAIPFTPTTRAVCAGN; encoded by the coding sequence ATGGATACGTGGAGGGGGAATAACCATGATCCGATAACGCTGCATAAGTATCTTTATGCCGGTAGTGATCCGGTGAAATATATCGACCCTTCTGGCAATAGTCTTATGTCCTTTTCGGTCAGTAATACAATCCTTGGTGTTTTGGTAGCTTCCAGTGCTGCATACGCAGGGCATCAATTTGTTTCCGCATTAAACACTTCTTTTGGGAATTCTGATGTTAATTCCATGCGTCGCGAACGAACTGCTGCGGATGTTCAAGTAGGAACAGTTGCCGCGAATATTTGCGCTAGAAGTCAAGATGAAAATTGTCGAGCGTCGATACCCCTTATTATATTTGGGGCTGATGTTATGGATGCCACTATGCATATTGACGAGGCTCAATTATCTGGTAAGCCTGTTGTCTTAAGTCGTAGCTCTGGTGGTAATGCCGGCTGGTATAGACACTTTGCTCCAGAATGTATAGGCGCCACGGGTGTATTTTCGGGGTTAGATTGTGATGAATACCCTTTTAATAGTACTCACGAAGGTGGTGTTGGAAACTATTTAATGGGTGGGGTATCTTTAAAACCAATCAATGCTTCGCACAATAGAAGTGCTGGTTCTTCTTTAGGTGCCTTTTATAATGAGTGCGGTGTATCTCAAAATGACCCTAATGATATGTGGTTCGGTGTGCTTGCCATACCATTCACGCCTACAACTAGGGCTGTTTGCGCCGGAAACTAA
- a CDS encoding transposase — protein sequence MQAFVGIDVSKDKLDCLWLRDPELLKVKTKVLKNTPSGIESLAHWLVKTTQQPAENIIVVMEATGIYHENLAYRLYEQDFSVVVANPAQIKSYAKSLGSTHKTDKCDSLVIARYGKSHNPMLWKPEPPEIRELKALIARLEAIEKDYQREYNRREKAEITTVSEIVMSSIEQTMEYLKQEKARLESQIDDHIDRHPHLKKDRELLQTIPAVGSTLSRLMLCVIRSRRFKTAAQLAAYLGLIPKLVESGVFKGRSSLTKSGPASVRAKLYMAAVCAGQHNPDIARQKKRLLANGKNKMQALGAAMRKLVQICFGVLKNQKEYMPQVC from the coding sequence ATGCAAGCATTTGTTGGAATTGATGTGAGTAAAGACAAACTCGATTGTCTTTGGCTGCGTGACCCGGAATTACTGAAGGTAAAAACCAAGGTGCTTAAAAACACACCGTCCGGTATTGAATCACTGGCACACTGGCTGGTTAAGACTACCCAACAACCTGCCGAGAATATTATCGTGGTTATGGAAGCGACGGGTATTTATCATGAGAATTTGGCGTATCGTCTATACGAGCAGGATTTTAGCGTCGTGGTTGCCAACCCGGCTCAAATTAAGTCCTACGCAAAAAGCCTTGGTTCGACACACAAGACTGATAAGTGCGACAGCCTAGTGATCGCCCGTTATGGAAAAAGTCATAACCCGATGCTCTGGAAGCCTGAGCCTCCGGAAATACGGGAACTCAAGGCGCTAATCGCTCGCTTGGAGGCCATAGAAAAGGATTACCAACGAGAATATAACCGCCGAGAGAAGGCGGAAATTACAACGGTATCCGAGATTGTCATGTCATCCATTGAGCAGACAATGGAATACCTTAAACAAGAAAAGGCGCGATTGGAGTCACAAATCGACGATCATATCGATCGTCACCCGCACTTGAAAAAAGACCGAGAATTATTACAAACCATTCCTGCCGTGGGTTCTACGCTATCGCGTCTAATGCTGTGTGTGATTCGAAGTAGACGCTTTAAAACTGCAGCTCAACTCGCCGCCTATTTGGGGCTCATACCTAAGTTGGTTGAATCTGGTGTATTCAAAGGCCGAAGCTCGCTAACAAAATCTGGGCCGGCTTCAGTGCGGGCGAAATTGTATATGGCAGCGGTCTGTGCGGGACAACATAACCCGGATATAGCGCGCCAGAAAAAGCGATTATTGGCTAACGGAAAGAACAAAATGCAAGCGCTGGGCGCAGCAATGAGAAAGCTGGTGCAGATTTGTTTTGGGGTCTTAAAAAACCAAAAAGAATACATGCCGCAAGTGTGTTAA
- a CDS encoding transposase produces the protein MKLTKMVVIREICRLLLTTELSFNEIARLLNTSSKRVSRIKKHLDNLSITWPEVEDFTDRVLFRKLYPKRKNRYVRREPNWLEIHELMRNKHQTLIQLWEEYRLIEPANAYSYSQFTCKYSDFLKTIDVTMRMVHYPGEVAFVDFAGLTIPYYQDESEKEAQVFIGISGCSNYTFAFACRDQSSESWIDAHNKMLTYFGGVHLVIVPDNLKAAVTRAGAFPLLNRVYLEWAQHNDTVIAPARVRHPQDKSKAEAAVLFVSRWITAPLRRRKFFSLEEINLAISELLPALNERKFKRLPGTRHSRFLEFDKPALKPLPAKPFEHVTWVAAQKVGPDYHVFVEGHAYSVPYETVGKYVEACFSVSTVQLFHDGARVAIHKRSYEQGGRTLDKSHMTKSHQAYMERHLSDFINWAQPIGEHALFAIEAQFEGKPHYSYAAAVACDKLKRLCSLHGPDRFEAACARATRLRSLTVKTINSILTRKLESMNVPEQLEMDYLPLHQNVRGSDYYAARGNV, from the coding sequence ATGAAACTTACAAAAATGGTTGTGATACGGGAAATCTGCCGACTCTTATTGACGACAGAACTTTCATTTAACGAAATCGCCAGGCTGCTCAACACCTCAAGCAAGCGGGTGTCTCGGATAAAGAAGCACCTCGACAATCTCTCTATAACCTGGCCCGAAGTGGAAGATTTTACCGACAGGGTTCTCTTTCGAAAGCTATATCCGAAGCGAAAGAATCGCTATGTGAGACGCGAGCCAAACTGGCTCGAAATCCATGAATTGATGCGAAATAAACATCAAACGTTGATCCAACTTTGGGAGGAGTATCGGCTCATAGAGCCCGCTAACGCTTATTCCTACTCTCAATTTACCTGCAAATACAGCGATTTTTTGAAAACTATCGATGTGACGATGCGTATGGTGCATTACCCAGGCGAAGTTGCCTTTGTGGATTTTGCAGGTCTCACAATTCCGTATTATCAAGATGAAAGTGAAAAAGAAGCGCAAGTGTTTATCGGAATTTCGGGGTGCTCTAACTACACATTCGCTTTTGCTTGCAGAGACCAAAGCTCCGAAAGTTGGATTGATGCCCACAATAAAATGCTCACTTATTTTGGCGGGGTTCACTTGGTAATAGTCCCCGACAATTTGAAAGCCGCTGTCACGCGGGCAGGTGCATTCCCCTTATTAAATCGTGTGTACCTGGAATGGGCACAGCATAACGATACCGTAATTGCACCCGCTCGCGTACGGCATCCGCAGGACAAATCCAAGGCTGAGGCTGCGGTACTTTTTGTTTCTCGGTGGATTACCGCGCCCTTGCGACGAAGGAAATTTTTCAGTCTGGAGGAAATTAATTTGGCAATCAGCGAATTGTTGCCAGCATTGAATGAGCGTAAATTTAAACGTCTCCCTGGGACTCGCCATTCACGGTTCTTGGAGTTTGATAAACCTGCGTTAAAACCTTTGCCAGCTAAGCCTTTTGAGCATGTCACATGGGTAGCCGCGCAAAAAGTGGGGCCAGATTACCATGTATTTGTTGAAGGCCACGCCTACAGTGTTCCCTACGAAACTGTTGGAAAATACGTTGAGGCCTGTTTTTCAGTGTCTACAGTTCAATTGTTCCACGATGGCGCACGAGTGGCGATTCATAAACGCAGTTATGAGCAAGGTGGCCGGACCTTGGATAAATCTCATATGACGAAGTCGCATCAAGCCTACATGGAGCGCCATTTGAGTGACTTTATCAATTGGGCCCAGCCCATTGGCGAGCACGCACTTTTTGCTATCGAGGCTCAGTTTGAAGGTAAGCCTCACTACTCCTACGCCGCAGCTGTGGCGTGTGACAAGCTAAAACGACTTTGCTCCTTGCATGGTCCAGACCGCTTCGAGGCGGCGTGTGCACGCGCCACGCGTTTGAGGTCCCTCACGGTCAAAACCATTAATTCAATACTTACTCGAAAGTTGGAATCGATGAATGTTCCAGAGCAGCTTGAGATGGATTATTTGCCATTGCACCAGAATGTTCGTGGGTCGGACTACTATGCAGCGAGAGGTAACGTCTGA
- a CDS encoding DNA replication protein DnaC: MNEQYTYRQLLDLRFHGMIELHERFEQNPAIVPDHSRDFFGAMVEAEVHDRRHRKQMRMMKNARFKYSNACLEDFDFSVDRGVSRNFISWLSGFSWLKQHQNIIITGPTGTGKTNTACAIGTNAIRQGYSVLYKRVPRLCEELEVAHGDGSLPSVRAKLQKYNILILDEWAVSPITSRARLDLLEVIEDRVGTGSLVITSQLPVNQWHAYIGDPTLADALLDRVVHRSHQVELKGDSMRKLKESVQEKNYV; the protein is encoded by the coding sequence ATGAATGAACAATATACCTACCGACAGCTTTTGGACTTACGGTTTCATGGGATGATTGAATTGCACGAACGTTTTGAGCAAAACCCTGCCATTGTGCCAGATCATTCGCGAGACTTTTTTGGTGCCATGGTGGAAGCGGAAGTGCATGATCGCCGACACAGAAAACAAATGCGGATGATGAAGAATGCGCGCTTCAAATATTCCAATGCATGCCTGGAAGATTTTGACTTTTCAGTTGACCGTGGAGTTAGTCGAAACTTTATCTCTTGGCTGAGCGGTTTTTCTTGGTTGAAGCAACACCAAAATATCATCATTACTGGCCCGACAGGGACCGGTAAGACCAATACTGCCTGTGCGATTGGCACAAATGCAATCCGTCAGGGCTATTCGGTCTTGTATAAGCGTGTCCCTCGGCTTTGTGAAGAGCTTGAAGTCGCACATGGTGATGGGTCACTGCCGAGCGTGCGCGCCAAACTCCAGAAGTACAACATTTTGATACTTGATGAGTGGGCCGTTTCACCCATTACTTCTCGAGCCCGACTGGATCTTTTGGAAGTTATTGAAGACCGGGTTGGTACGGGGTCGCTCGTTATCACATCTCAACTGCCGGTAAATCAGTGGCATGCCTATATAGGTGATCCGACGCTGGCAGATGCGTTACTTGACCGGGTTGTTCATCGATCACATCAAGTTGAGCTTAAAGGTGATTCCATGAGAAAACTTAAAGAAAGCGTTCAGGAGAAAAATTATGTTTAG
- a CDS encoding plasmid stabilization system protein ParE — MRLEFTPVALNDLKRLRHFIAVKDPQAAKRYSQTLRQSLQRLVDQPEMGRLLDEARHIRELIAGDYLARYRIIGDRSKSATAKKKPPELLTSITIPPVTRLAKTQEPQGEVPGSHHTSFQSKPFVLCLRHCVPPGSALHCIGNKAALSPVMALANNLPSL, encoded by the coding sequence ATGAGGTTGGAATTTACCCCGGTTGCCCTGAATGATTTAAAGCGCCTTCGTCATTTTATCGCGGTAAAAGATCCCCAAGCCGCCAAGCGCTACAGCCAAACCCTTCGACAATCACTCCAGCGACTGGTTGATCAGCCAGAAATGGGTCGCTTACTGGATGAGGCGCGCCATATCCGTGAACTGATTGCGGGTGACTACCTTGCCCGATACCGCATCATCGGCGACCGCTCAAAATCCGCCACAGCAAAGAAGAAACCTCCTGAGCTCCTGACATCCATCACCATCCCGCCTGTCACACGCCTTGCTAAAACCCAAGAACCGCAAGGCGAGGTGCCAGGCTCGCATCACACGAGCTTCCAGTCCAAACCGTTCGTTCTTTGCCTCCGTCACTGCGTTCCTCCGGGCAGTGCTTTGCACTGCATAGGAAATAAGGCCGCTCTGTCGCCTGTCATGGCGCTTGCTAATAACCTGCCTTCGCTTTAG